A genomic stretch from Antarcticibacterium flavum includes:
- a CDS encoding peptidylprolyl isomerase codes for MSRYLSILLCTLFLSFASCEDKEKSSKNITTSPPAIEDTAGVEKEQQEKVEKKETTSLEKEDKIGPLIVQEEFIPFMTKYGEENPETRVRIKTRFGDIDVQLYRDTPLHRANFIYLIKRGYFDNTFFHRVAEGFVIQGGNSDNRDTSRKRNYIGSYLVPSEFEAGHRHTRGAFSAAKYSEQNVSKASSPYEFFIVQSHRGAHHLDNDHTVFGRVTSGMDVVDEIAAQEVGEGEWPLRNIYLEVEVLD; via the coding sequence ATGTCACGATACCTTTCAATCCTTCTCTGTACGTTATTTCTCTCTTTTGCAAGTTGTGAAGATAAGGAAAAGTCAAGTAAAAATATCACTACATCTCCTCCGGCGATTGAAGATACTGCCGGAGTTGAAAAAGAACAGCAGGAAAAAGTGGAAAAGAAGGAAACCACTTCCCTGGAGAAAGAAGATAAGATTGGGCCGCTTATAGTTCAGGAAGAGTTTATTCCGTTTATGACAAAATACGGGGAAGAGAATCCAGAAACCCGGGTAAGGATAAAAACACGCTTTGGAGATATAGATGTACAGCTTTACCGGGACACCCCCTTACACAGGGCCAATTTTATTTACCTGATAAAACGTGGATATTTTGACAATACCTTTTTTCACCGGGTTGCAGAAGGTTTCGTGATACAGGGAGGAAATTCAGATAACAGGGATACCAGCCGCAAAAGGAATTATATTGGCTCCTATCTTGTTCCAAGCGAATTTGAAGCAGGGCACCGCCATACCAGGGGGGCCTTTTCAGCAGCAAAATACAGTGAACAAAATGTGAGTAAGGCTTCTTCTCCTTATGAGTTCTTTATCGTACAAAGTCACCGTGGGGCCCATCATCTTGATAATGACCATACAGTTTTTGGGCGTGTTACCAGCGGGATGGATGTTGTTGATGAAATTGCCGCACAGGAGGTAGGAGAAGGAGAATGGCCATTAAGGAATATTTACCTCGAAGTAGAGGTCCTTGATTAA
- a CDS encoding NUDIX hydrolase, which translates to MDFNEFKYKISNLTNLELPGEEAQHKLAPVLRIKELEEISAAKSRTSNKAGVLAVFYPDPKDITHLVLILRKTYKGVHSNQVGFPGGRVELYDKNLKHTALRETEEEVGIPKENVKVVKKLTRLYIPPSNFWVHPYVGFVESTPSLVPQESEVEKILEVDVDHFLDDRNVITQRLSTSYAQNIEVPAFSLNGHVVWGATAMMLSEMKELLKQVL; encoded by the coding sequence ATGGATTTTAATGAGTTTAAATATAAGATATCAAATTTAACAAATTTAGAACTTCCCGGCGAGGAGGCACAGCATAAATTGGCCCCCGTCCTTCGAATAAAAGAACTGGAAGAAATCTCAGCGGCTAAATCCAGGACTTCCAACAAAGCAGGGGTACTTGCTGTTTTTTATCCAGATCCAAAGGACATTACGCACCTCGTGCTCATACTTCGAAAAACCTATAAAGGTGTTCATTCGAACCAGGTTGGTTTCCCGGGAGGAAGGGTGGAATTATATGATAAGAATCTAAAACATACGGCTTTAAGAGAGACAGAGGAGGAGGTGGGGATACCCAAAGAAAATGTCAAAGTCGTAAAGAAATTGACCAGGCTCTACATTCCTCCAAGTAACTTTTGGGTACATCCCTATGTAGGGTTTGTGGAAAGCACTCCCAGCCTGGTACCACAGGAGAGCGAAGTGGAAAAAATCCTGGAAGTGGATGTTGATCATTTTTTAGATGACAGGAACGTTATTACCCAAAGGTTAAGTACATCCTATGCCCAAAACATTGAGGTGCCGGCGTTTTCCCTAAATGGTCATGTAGTATGGGGCGCCACGGCAATGATGTTGAGCGAGATGAAAGAATTACTTAAACAGGTGCTGTAA
- a CDS encoding lysophospholipid acyltransferase family protein yields MGIFKRNPFGHILFLKKWLIRIFGVLTHRRYRGFNELKIEGSEIIRNLPNTNVLFVSNHQTYFADVTAMFHVFNASLSGREDSIKNLGYIWQPKLNIYYVAAKETMQAGLLTRIMAYAGAVSVERTWRAKGTEVQREVNPNDTENIGVALKDGWVITFPQGTTKPFKPIRKGTAHIIKQYKPVVIPIVIDGFRRAYDKKGIRIKKRGILQTFQIKPPLEFDYENETVEEIVEKLEYSIEQHPSFLKVIPREEIDAVEKLNEKRRWEY; encoded by the coding sequence ATGGGAATTTTTAAGAGAAATCCATTTGGACATATACTTTTTCTAAAAAAGTGGCTTATCCGTATTTTTGGTGTCTTAACACATCGCAGGTACAGGGGATTCAATGAATTGAAGATCGAGGGGTCTGAAATCATAAGGAATTTGCCCAATACCAATGTGCTTTTTGTTTCCAACCATCAAACTTATTTTGCCGATGTTACTGCGATGTTCCACGTCTTTAATGCCAGTTTGAGCGGGAGGGAGGATTCCATAAAAAATCTTGGATACATCTGGCAACCCAAACTCAATATTTATTATGTGGCAGCTAAAGAAACCATGCAGGCCGGGCTTCTTACCAGGATCATGGCCTATGCGGGAGCTGTATCTGTAGAACGTACCTGGAGGGCAAAAGGAACAGAAGTACAGCGTGAGGTGAATCCTAATGATACTGAAAATATTGGTGTGGCTCTTAAGGATGGCTGGGTAATAACTTTTCCGCAGGGTACCACCAAACCTTTTAAGCCAATTAGAAAAGGAACAGCTCATATTATCAAACAATATAAGCCCGTGGTGATACCAATAGTAATAGACGGCTTTCGCCGGGCATATGATAAAAAAGGAATCAGGATCAAAAAAAGAGGGATTCTCCAAACATTCCAGATAAAGCCACCATTGGAGTTCGACTATGAAAATGAGACCGTGGAGGAAATTGTGGAGAAGCTGGAATATTCAATTGAGCAACATCCATCTTTTCTTAAAGTGATTCCAAGAGAAGAGATAGACGCGGTTGAAAAGCTCAATGAAAAAAGGAGGTGGGAATATTAA
- a CDS encoding sterol desaturase family protein, giving the protein MEFTNPLVYGVPVFLGMILLELTYSKTHGQKDLYQWKDLTSSLLLGIGSAVLGALVKTIAVILIFNFVYEIFNPVVDGVRMNIFGYESFGYAWYVWILCMLADDFTYYWFHRQNHMVRFFWAAHIVHHSSDNFNLGTAIRNGWFTILYKPFFYVWIVMIGFPPEMLVVCLGIEALWQFQLHSQYIPKLGIFEKFINTHTMHQVHHARNLEYMDKNHGGILNIFDRIFGTWKEYDENIDIEYGVSTPPNSYNLWVILSHEYKNIWEDTKKSRNWRHKFMYVFGPPGWSHDGSTKTVKEMQKELMESQKLKPAATVVRKKSVIEKGVAVEN; this is encoded by the coding sequence ATGGAATTCACAAACCCGCTGGTATACGGGGTTCCGGTATTTTTAGGAATGATCCTGCTGGAGCTTACCTATAGCAAAACCCATGGTCAAAAAGATCTTTATCAATGGAAGGATCTTACCTCCAGTTTGTTACTGGGAATAGGTTCTGCTGTTTTGGGCGCCCTGGTCAAAACAATAGCGGTAATCCTTATATTCAATTTTGTATACGAGATATTTAATCCTGTGGTTGATGGGGTAAGAATGAATATTTTTGGATATGAATCTTTTGGATACGCCTGGTATGTATGGATCCTATGTATGCTGGCCGATGATTTTACGTATTACTGGTTCCATCGTCAAAACCATATGGTTCGGTTTTTTTGGGCAGCACATATAGTTCATCATTCTTCAGATAACTTCAATTTAGGGACTGCAATTAGGAATGGTTGGTTCACAATACTTTATAAACCATTTTTTTATGTGTGGATCGTAATGATAGGTTTCCCTCCAGAAATGCTGGTGGTATGCCTTGGAATTGAAGCCCTTTGGCAATTTCAGTTACATTCCCAATACATCCCCAAATTGGGTATTTTCGAAAAGTTTATTAACACCCACACAATGCACCAGGTTCACCACGCGCGTAATTTGGAGTATATGGATAAGAACCACGGCGGAATTCTAAACATCTTTGACCGCATCTTTGGAACCTGGAAAGAATATGACGAAAACATTGATATTGAATATGGGGTATCCACTCCTCCCAATTCCTATAATTTATGGGTGATCCTCTCCCATGAGTATAAAAATATATGGGAAGACACTAAAAAGTCCAGGAACTGGAGACATAAATTTATGTATGTCTTTGGGCCTCCCGGCTGGAGTCATGATGGCAGCACCAAAACGGTAAAGGAAATGCAAAAGGAGCTTATGGAATCACAAAAACTTAAACCGGCTGCCACTGTAGTAAGGAAAAAATCGGTTATCGAAAAAGGAGTTGCTGTCGAGAACTAG
- a CDS encoding RNA polymerase sigma factor has product MNKELEHKFVSNLEKNQNIVHKICRIYTNDQASHNDLFQEITIQLWKAYPKFRGDSKFSTWMYRVALNTAITLYRKKKRGIQTQDYDTVHFRIHVEEYDDATEQQLKVMYSAIKELNDIEKALIFLYLEDKNYREISETLGITEVNARVKMNRVKTKLKSIINP; this is encoded by the coding sequence GTGAATAAAGAACTTGAACATAAGTTTGTGAGCAATCTGGAAAAGAACCAGAACATTGTGCACAAGATCTGTAGAATCTATACCAACGACCAGGCATCACATAATGACCTGTTCCAGGAAATTACCATCCAGCTGTGGAAAGCTTATCCAAAATTTCGTGGTGATTCAAAATTTAGTACCTGGATGTATAGGGTAGCACTTAATACAGCCATTACATTATATCGTAAGAAAAAGAGAGGAATACAGACACAGGATTACGATACCGTTCATTTTAGGATCCATGTAGAGGAATATGATGATGCTACAGAGCAGCAGTTAAAAGTAATGTACAGCGCAATTAAAGAGCTGAATGATATTGAAAAGGCCCTGATCTTTCTTTATCTCGAAGACAAAAATTACAGGGAGATATCTGAAACACTGGGTATTACCGAAGTAAATGCCAGGGTAAAGATGAACAGGGTGAAAACCAAATTAAAAAGTATTATAAATCCGTAA
- a CDS encoding NAD(P)/FAD-dependent oxidoreductase → MNIPKSDLPRVVIIGGGFAGITLTRKLLKEDFQTVLLDRNNFHTFQPLLYQVSTSGLEPDSIAYPLRKITRSSDRAFFRMAEVESIDPEKNTIYTNIGEMVYDYLVIATGSKTNFFGNKSIEEHGMWMKTVPQALNIRSLILENLEQAVITDDPVKRKALLTFILVGAGPTGVELSGAIAELKRNIVPQDYPDLNPDEMEIHLLEGLDRVLPPMSEEASAKAHKFLKELGVQVHLNTMVESYDGENVTTNTDRVFKSSTFIWSAGVTGAPVKGLNASALVEAANRYEVNVFNQVNGYENIFAIGDIAVMQNEEYPRGHPMVAQPAIQQGKHLAQNLKRLVKGEKLEPFHYKDKGTMATVGRNRAVVDLDKWKFGGFFAWFVWMFIHLWYLIGFRNRLVTFFNWVYNYINYDKAARLIIRPFKGAKEKMEDRRV, encoded by the coding sequence ATGAATATCCCTAAAAGTGATTTACCCAGAGTTGTAATAATAGGCGGCGGATTTGCCGGAATCACTCTCACCAGAAAATTACTTAAAGAAGATTTTCAAACAGTTTTACTTGATCGCAATAACTTTCACACATTCCAACCTTTGCTATACCAGGTTTCGACCTCTGGTTTGGAACCAGATTCCATAGCTTATCCTTTAAGAAAGATAACACGTTCCAGTGACAGGGCATTTTTTAGAATGGCAGAAGTGGAAAGTATCGATCCTGAAAAAAATACTATTTATACCAATATTGGAGAGATGGTATATGACTACCTTGTCATTGCAACCGGGTCCAAGACCAATTTCTTTGGAAACAAAAGCATAGAAGAGCACGGGATGTGGATGAAGACAGTGCCTCAGGCCCTTAATATACGTAGTTTAATCCTGGAAAACCTGGAGCAGGCAGTGATCACAGATGATCCTGTAAAGAGAAAGGCTTTGCTCACTTTTATTCTTGTTGGAGCCGGCCCTACAGGAGTGGAATTAAGTGGTGCCATAGCCGAATTAAAACGAAACATCGTGCCTCAGGACTATCCCGACCTAAATCCTGATGAAATGGAGATCCATCTGCTGGAAGGCCTGGACAGGGTACTGCCGCCAATGAGTGAAGAGGCTTCTGCAAAGGCCCATAAGTTCCTTAAAGAACTGGGGGTACAGGTACATCTTAATACGATGGTAGAATCCTATGACGGGGAAAACGTAACAACAAATACAGACAGGGTCTTTAAATCATCTACTTTTATATGGAGTGCGGGAGTAACGGGAGCACCTGTAAAAGGATTGAATGCATCGGCATTAGTTGAGGCTGCAAACCGGTATGAAGTTAATGTGTTTAACCAGGTGAACGGGTATGAGAATATATTTGCCATTGGTGACATTGCTGTAATGCAAAATGAAGAATACCCCAGGGGACATCCCATGGTTGCCCAGCCGGCCATACAGCAGGGAAAACATTTAGCTCAAAATTTAAAGCGCCTTGTAAAAGGGGAAAAGCTGGAACCTTTTCATTATAAAGATAAAGGTACCATGGCCACGGTTGGGAGAAACCGGGCGGTGGTAGACCTGGATAAATGGAAATTTGGAGGCTTCTTTGCCTGGTTCGTCTGGATGTTCATCCACCTATGGTATCTTATTGGCTTCAGGAACCGTCTTGTTACATTCTTTAACTGGGTCTATAATTATATCAACTATGATAAGGCTGCCCGTTTAATAATAAGACCTTTTAAGGGAGCCAAGGAAAAGATGGAAGACAGGAGGGTGTAA
- a CDS encoding histidine kinase has translation MKGFFKTIVIGLLIGIILFILENSFRIISGGSITWNLRTLHNLGLYILYSIPLSLVNGYLFDYFNSLKWERNSKYRFWIGLFGSVFVTLFTIFVIRIIHRVAFQGLSFEEFFSSENPQFYFIALLITLVIALFFHVIHFYRLAQEKKVTEQKIIAGTASAQFESLKNQIDPHFLFNSLNVLTSLIEENPDNAQKFTTSLSKIYRYVLEQKDKELIEVEEELRFASTYMELLKMRFEGSVFYEAPATPENPDAKVVPLSLQLLLENTVKHNVVSENRPLYIRIYEEAGYLVVENNLQKKEIIQSRQGVGLKNIEERYSLVTSRKVLIEEDEDMFKVRIPLLTKQIVVMEAQRSNKENAYFTAKARVKEMKEFYGNLLSYCLVIPFLIFINYRTYWEFQWFWFPLLGWGLGLTIHAFTVFGYGAKWEENKIREIMEKEEMTKTGWK, from the coding sequence ATGAAAGGATTTTTTAAAACAATTGTAATTGGCCTTCTAATAGGGATAATTCTTTTTATACTGGAAAACAGCTTTAGGATTATTTCTGGAGGCAGTATTACCTGGAATTTAAGAACGCTTCACAATTTAGGGCTCTATATTCTTTATAGTATTCCCTTAAGTCTAGTGAATGGATATTTGTTTGATTATTTCAATTCCCTTAAATGGGAAAGAAATTCGAAATACCGGTTTTGGATTGGTCTTTTCGGGTCGGTGTTTGTAACTCTCTTCACGATCTTTGTAATTAGGATCATTCACCGGGTTGCGTTCCAGGGGTTGAGCTTTGAAGAATTTTTCAGCTCAGAGAATCCCCAGTTCTATTTTATAGCTTTGTTGATCACTCTTGTAATCGCTCTATTTTTTCACGTAATTCATTTTTACCGGCTCGCCCAGGAAAAGAAGGTGACAGAGCAAAAGATCATTGCCGGTACTGCCTCTGCTCAATTTGAAAGTCTTAAGAACCAGATAGACCCTCACTTTTTGTTTAACAGTTTAAATGTACTCACCTCATTAATTGAAGAAAATCCAGACAATGCCCAAAAATTCACTACTTCTCTATCTAAGATCTACAGGTATGTGCTGGAACAAAAAGATAAGGAACTCATCGAGGTAGAGGAGGAGTTACGTTTTGCTTCAACCTATATGGAACTGCTTAAAATGAGGTTTGAAGGGAGCGTGTTCTATGAGGCACCCGCTACTCCAGAGAATCCCGATGCCAAAGTAGTGCCGCTATCTCTACAGCTCCTCCTCGAGAATACGGTGAAACATAATGTAGTAAGCGAGAATAGGCCATTGTACATACGAATTTATGAGGAGGCCGGTTACCTGGTCGTGGAAAATAACCTGCAAAAAAAGGAGATCATTCAATCCCGGCAGGGGGTAGGTCTAAAGAATATTGAAGAAAGATACAGCCTTGTCACATCGAGAAAGGTCCTTATAGAAGAGGATGAAGATATGTTTAAGGTACGTATCCCATTATTAACCAAACAAATTGTTGTCATGGAAGCACAAAGATCAAACAAGGAGAATGCTTATTTTACCGCAAAAGCCAGGGTAAAGGAAATGAAAGAGTTTTACGGGAATTTACTTTCCTATTGCCTGGTAATACCATTTTTAATCTTTATTAATTACAGGACTTACTGGGAATTCCAATGGTTTTGGTTTCCGCTGCTGGGGTGGGGATTAGGCCTCACCATCCATGCTTTCACAGTATTTGGCTATGGGGCGAAGTGGGAAGAAAACAAGATCCGTGAAATTATGGAAAAAGAAGAAATGACAAAAACCGGCTGGAAATAA
- a CDS encoding 2TM domain-containing protein yields the protein MERKYNEDNSYKVAQKRVKDIKGFYIHLLVYIFINAAILIPQFIGKNIWVELGDISNYFTLFFWGIGLLAHWAGVFGPGWVLGRKWEEKKIKELMDREMQERRKWE from the coding sequence ATGGAAAGAAAATATAATGAGGACAACTCCTATAAAGTTGCTCAAAAAAGAGTTAAGGATATAAAAGGTTTCTATATACACCTGCTTGTTTACATCTTTATCAACGCAGCGATATTGATCCCGCAGTTCATTGGCAAAAATATATGGGTGGAGCTGGGAGACATTTCAAATTATTTCACCCTGTTCTTTTGGGGAATAGGACTATTAGCCCATTGGGCCGGTGTTTTTGGCCCCGGGTGGGTTCTGGGAAGAAAATGGGAGGAAAAAAAGATAAAGGAACTCATGGACAGGGAAATGCAGGAAAGGAGAAAGTGGGAATAA
- a CDS encoding LytR/AlgR family response regulator transcription factor encodes MKAVIIEDEKPAARRLNRMLEKLDVEIISTLHSVEQSIAWFNEQVHPDIIFLDIQLNDGLSFEIFESLEIKSAIIFTTAYDEYALQAFKLNSIDYLLKPIDEEELQAAVSKYRSFFREREVGKPADHTRLNFEDIKKLLINPIERKYKKRFTVKIGQHLKMVPVEEIECFYSENKGTYIFTAEGRNYPLECSLENLAEELTPANFFRVNRKFYVNLNSIQDIVSYSNSRLKIKLNKYKEQEIIVAREKVKEFREWLE; translated from the coding sequence ATGAAAGCCGTCATAATTGAAGATGAAAAACCTGCTGCAAGACGTTTAAACAGAATGTTGGAGAAACTGGACGTGGAGATCATTTCCACCCTGCATTCTGTAGAACAGTCAATTGCCTGGTTCAATGAGCAGGTGCACCCCGATATTATTTTCCTGGATATACAGCTTAACGATGGACTTTCCTTTGAGATATTTGAGTCACTGGAGATCAAAAGTGCCATAATATTCACTACAGCCTATGATGAGTACGCGCTGCAGGCCTTTAAACTCAACAGCATTGATTACTTGTTGAAACCAATAGATGAGGAGGAGCTACAGGCTGCGGTAAGTAAATATCGTTCATTTTTTAGGGAAAGGGAAGTCGGTAAACCGGCAGACCACACACGATTAAATTTTGAAGATATTAAAAAACTTCTCATAAATCCCATAGAAAGAAAATACAAGAAGCGGTTTACAGTTAAAATAGGACAGCACCTCAAAATGGTTCCTGTAGAAGAAATTGAATGTTTTTATAGTGAAAATAAAGGGACCTATATTTTTACAGCTGAAGGTAGGAACTATCCTCTGGAATGCTCTCTGGAAAACCTCGCAGAAGAACTTACACCAGCAAATTTTTTCAGGGTAAATCGAAAATTCTATGTTAACCTAAACTCTATACAGGATATTGTAAGTTACTCCAATTCCCGGCTAAAGATTAAGTTGAATAAATATAAAGAACAGGAAATCATAGTTGCCCGTGAAAAAGTAAAGGAATTCCGGGAGTGGCTAGAGTAA
- a CDS encoding superoxide dismutase family protein codes for MKKLSLTFLFCAAVAITGCKNENRENETELETETQMTQDTQTEEAKKIRVTLEAKSGSDLSGNVVFTEENGEVTMTAVIDGLSEGMHAIHLHESADCSAEDGSSAGGHWNPTRERHGKWGAPEGYHKGDIGNFKVDANGNGTITMTTDEWCIGCDDDTKNIVGKSVVIHDGVDDFESQPSGDAGTRVGCGSIEE; via the coding sequence ATGAAAAAATTAAGCTTAACATTTTTATTTTGTGCAGCAGTTGCAATTACAGGCTGTAAAAATGAAAACCGGGAAAATGAGACAGAACTGGAAACTGAAACCCAGATGACCCAGGATACACAAACCGAAGAAGCAAAAAAAATACGAGTGACCCTTGAAGCCAAAAGCGGTAGTGATCTTTCAGGAAACGTTGTTTTCACCGAAGAGAATGGGGAAGTAACTATGACTGCAGTGATCGATGGCCTTTCTGAAGGAATGCACGCTATCCACCTGCATGAAAGTGCAGACTGCTCTGCAGAGGATGGTTCATCTGCCGGAGGCCACTGGAACCCAACCCGGGAACGCCACGGGAAATGGGGTGCCCCAGAGGGATATCATAAAGGGGACATAGGAAACTTTAAGGTTGATGCAAATGGAAATGGTACAATTACCATGACTACAGATGAGTGGTGTATTGGATGTGATGACGATACTAAGAATATTGTAGGAAAATCTGTCGTAATACACGACGGGGTAGATGATTTTGAATCTCAGCCATCCGGAGACGCAGGAACCAGAGTTGGATGCGGAAGCATAGAGGAATAA
- a CDS encoding AI-2E family transporter, which produces MVRRKLQKANTVLLFCFLIIVGLYYGSSFLIPLTFAIFFATLVFPVSNFMEKKWNMGRVVSSFLSTLLLFIGIGLLIFFLFRQLGVFLNDLIDRKDDILGYLNSMQVELMESTGFTVEQQENMIKEKMASILQGIQGFITGLLGGITGILGNFFLVLIYVLLLLINRDKFVDFIMKYISGENKEEAREIMQQTRKVAHKYLWGRIQVMTLLGIMYTITFLAYDLEHAGLLIIFGVIITIIPYIGPLLSGILPILFMIIFGGSSLEIISFSILVIIIQLIESYVLEPVIIGSEVQQSPLFVIIAIILGGALWGAAGLILFVPIFGILKIIFDHSRELKPLGFLIGYERPGAGEDFFEKIKEKLKN; this is translated from the coding sequence ATGGTTAGGAGAAAGTTACAAAAAGCAAATACTGTTTTACTTTTTTGTTTTCTGATTATTGTCGGGTTGTACTATGGATCTTCTTTTTTGATCCCCCTCACCTTTGCAATTTTCTTTGCCACCCTGGTATTTCCTGTAAGTAATTTTATGGAAAAGAAATGGAACATGGGCCGGGTAGTTTCTTCTTTTCTGAGTACCCTTCTTCTTTTTATTGGGATTGGCCTTTTGATCTTTTTCCTATTCCGCCAGCTGGGAGTTTTCCTTAATGATCTTATCGACCGTAAGGATGACATCCTTGGTTATTTGAATTCGATGCAGGTAGAGCTTATGGAATCTACCGGCTTCACGGTGGAACAGCAGGAAAATATGATAAAAGAAAAAATGGCTTCGATCCTTCAGGGAATTCAGGGATTTATCACAGGTTTATTAGGTGGGATTACAGGGATCCTTGGAAATTTTTTCCTGGTACTTATATATGTGCTTTTACTTCTTATAAACCGGGATAAATTTGTGGATTTCATTATGAAGTACATTTCTGGGGAGAACAAGGAAGAGGCACGGGAAATTATGCAGCAGACCAGGAAGGTGGCTCATAAATATCTATGGGGCAGGATACAGGTAATGACCCTGCTTGGAATTATGTATACCATCACGTTCCTGGCTTATGACCTTGAGCATGCCGGCCTGTTGATCATATTTGGAGTAATCATTACTATTATTCCTTATATAGGACCTTTATTAAGTGGGATCCTTCCTATCCTGTTTATGATCATATTTGGGGGAAGCTCCCTGGAAATAATTAGTTTTTCGATATTGGTTATAATCATTCAATTGATTGAAAGTTATGTGCTGGAGCCTGTCATCATTGGGTCTGAAGTACAGCAAAGCCCCTTGTTCGTAATTATAGCCATTATCCTGGGCGGGGCTTTATGGGGAGCTGCAGGGCTCATATTGTTTGTACCAATTTTTGGGATACTTAAGATCATCTTTGATCACAGCCGGGAATTAAAACCACTAGGCTTTCTTATTGGCTATGAAAGGCCGGGAGCTGGAGAAGATTTCTTTGAGAAAATAAAGGAAAAACTTAAGAATTAG
- a CDS encoding OsmC family protein, which yields MAQLGETGYTTYMRAGNHSFIADEPESFGGNDYGPSPYDLLSAALASCTSMTLQMYARRKKWPLEDVETHVNHSKAHAKDCEDCENTSAKIDTFQRDIIITGDLDEKQRQRLLEIADKCPVHKTLHASVDIQTQLIK from the coding sequence GTGGCTCAACTGGGAGAAACGGGATACACTACCTATATGCGAGCCGGGAACCATTCCTTTATTGCAGATGAACCTGAGAGTTTTGGAGGTAATGATTATGGCCCCTCCCCTTATGACCTTCTTTCGGCTGCTCTGGCTTCCTGTACATCAATGACCCTGCAAATGTACGCCCGCAGAAAAAAATGGCCACTTGAGGACGTGGAAACACATGTAAATCATTCTAAAGCACACGCCAAAGATTGTGAGGACTGTGAGAATACTTCAGCAAAAATAGATACGTTTCAAAGAGATATCATTATCACTGGTGACCTGGATGAAAAACAAAGACAGCGCCTCCTGGAAATAGCAGATAAATGCCCTGTGCATAAAACCCTGCACGCCTCTGTAGATATTCAGACTCAATTAATTAAATGA
- a CDS encoding alpha/beta hydrolase family protein — MITTKIFFDNDDNVKLAGYLELPMNQEPHNFALFAHCFTCNKNFKAVKNICTSLTQKGFGVLRFDFTGLGESEGDFTDTNFSGNVEDLLSAAKYLTENHKTPSLLIGHSLGGAAVLVAAHQLPEVKAVTTIGSPSTLSHVTHLLEEGLDEIKTEGAATINIGGRPFKIKKQFLLDLESHTLESRVRDLNKALLILHSPQDRVVEVKNAEELYKAARHPKSFVSLDGGTIF; from the coding sequence ATGATCACAACCAAGATTTTTTTTGATAACGATGACAATGTAAAGCTTGCCGGTTACCTGGAATTACCAATGAACCAGGAACCTCATAATTTTGCCCTTTTTGCCCATTGCTTTACCTGCAATAAAAATTTTAAAGCCGTAAAGAATATTTGTACATCCCTTACTCAAAAAGGTTTTGGAGTGCTTAGATTTGATTTTACTGGACTGGGAGAAAGTGAAGGTGATTTTACAGATACAAATTTTTCAGGCAATGTTGAGGATCTCCTTAGCGCCGCCAAATATCTTACTGAAAATCATAAAACACCCTCGCTCCTCATTGGGCATTCCTTGGGGGGAGCCGCAGTTTTAGTTGCTGCCCATCAATTACCTGAGGTAAAAGCCGTCACCACCATTGGTTCCCCTTCTACCCTTTCCCACGTCACCCACCTACTGGAAGAGGGATTGGATGAAATTAAAACAGAGGGTGCTGCAACCATAAATATTGGTGGCAGGCCTTTTAAAATAAAGAAACAGTTCCTTCTGGACCTCGAATCGCATACCCTTGAAAGCCGTGTGAGGGACTTAAATAAAGCACTTCTTATTTTGCACTCACCCCAGGACCGTGTGGTGGAAGTAAAGAATGCAGAAGAATTGTATAAGGCAGCCAGACATCCTAAGAGTTTTGTCTCCCTTGACGGGGGGACCATCTTTTAA